ttccctgcctctctcctgcTCTTCTCAGCAAGCCTGTCCAGAGGCTGGGACTCTGGCTGCCTCCATTCCtcacctctgccccctccctgccctggcttCCCTTGCCTGGGGTCACCAACGCTGTTCCCATTCCCATATAAACCACAGCTGCGGACCATTTCATCCTTGAGCCCCATCCTTTCGCTCTTCCAAACACCCGCCTTGTTCCCAGGCTGCTGGGGGCTTCTCTTCATGTGTCCAACTGGGACTCAAGTGGCTACTTTTAGGTGTTGGTCACTGTGCTTGGGTCTAGTGACTCAGGGAGGAGCAAGATGGTTAGAACTTGTCTTCCAGACAGTACAGAATAATGACATCCTCAGGGGTCATGCTTTCCTCCCCCAGTCTCTCCTGGGAATCACACCTTGTGCAGTCTTTGAGCTCTTATCTTCTGCCCAGACCTCTCTCCCAAGTTCCACACCCACACCTCTAACTACTCTGAGGATAATTCCTCCAGAATGGTCCACAAGCAACTCAAATTTGCAAGATCCAAATCAGACTTGTACTCTTCCCCTTAAATTTCTCCTCTATTAAGAATCAGGCCATGCTCTTCCTCGGCGCTGCCTTTGGAGGTGGCCGCCATTCGTATTCGGCACCATGGCTGCCCTCAGACCTCTCGTGAAGCCCAAAATCGTCAAAAAGAGGACCAAGAAGTTCATCCGGCACCAGTCAGACCGATACGTCAAAATTAAGCGTAACTGGCGGAAACCCAGAGGGATGGACAACCGGGTGCGGAGGAGGTTCAAGGGCCAGATCTTGATGCCCAACATTGGTTACGGGAGCAACAAGAAAACCAAGCACATGCTGCCTAGTGGCTTCCGCAAGTTCCTGGTGCACAACGTCAAGGAGCTGGAGGTGCTGCTCATGTGTAACAAATCTTACTGTGCGGAGATTGCCCACAACGGTTGCTCCAAGAACGGCAAAGCCATCGTGGAAAGAGCGGCCCATCTGGCCATCAGAGTCACCAATCCCAACGCCAGGCTGAGCagtgaagaaaatgaatagaCAGTTCACGTGCACATTTTTTGTGTGCTTAAATAAAGCCACaagctgccaaaaaaaaaaaaaaaaaaagaatcaggccAGCTATGGAGGCTGTGATTGCGGCTCAGtgagggttgtggctcagtggtggagcacttgcctagcacgaacattgggttctatcctcagcaccatataaacataataaatgaagtaaaaaaaaaaaagaatcggGCCAGCTGGGCGAGATggcacatggctataatcccagcagcttcagaggctgaggcaggaggattttgagttcaaagccagtctcagcaaaaaatcaaggtgctaagcaactcagtgagaccctgtctctaaacaaaatacaaaatagagctggggatgtggctcaggggttaagtaatcctgggttcaatccttggtaccaaaaacaaaaacaaaaatagaatcaGGCCATCACAAACCAcaaacttggaaaatatttttcattcctcCTTCCAGTACCACCTTATCTATCTTTTACACTGGCTTTTGTCCTTCCTATGGCCAATGCCCTGTGCCCTTTTCCCTGACACAGTCCCTAGACTACCCTCCTCTTGCCCCCTCTGAACCATGGCAGGGACACAGCTGGAGGGAGTAAAAGTAAATCTGAACAGACCAAATGTCCATCTGTGGTGAGTGGATGAACACTTGTGGTCTATCCATACAATGTGGTATAGACGGTCCCAACTTACAATGGcttgacatgtttttttttcaatttcatgatGATACACAAGTGATAGGCATTTAGCAAAAACTGTACTTTGACTTTTGAATTTCGATTTTTCCAGGCTAGTGATGTGCAATCCTATCTGTATTCTCTCACGATATTGGGCAGTGGCAGCAAACCTCAGCTTCCAGCCAGCCACATGGGTAAACCACCAACATGCTAAGCCATGGTATTCAGTAGCTtagatatattaaattttttt
This sequence is a window from Marmota flaviventris isolate mMarFla1 chromosome 10, mMarFla1.hap1, whole genome shotgun sequence. Protein-coding genes within it:
- the LOC114100324 gene encoding large ribosomal subunit protein eL32-like — translated: MAALRPLVKPKIVKKRTKKFIRHQSDRYVKIKRNWRKPRGMDNRVRRRFKGQILMPNIGYGSNKKTKHMLPSGFRKFLVHNVKELEVLLMCNKSYCAEIAHNGCSKNGKAIVERAAHLAIRVTNPNARLSSEENE